GTTAGACAAATTCAGGGCAAAGTGTTCTTTCCTTTTGCCTCTAACTGGAAAATCAAcctctggggtttggggtttttttcacttggaaCTCAGCTGAGTTCTGTGCATGAAGTTTTCTTGTCCCCTCTCAAATGCAGGACCTGAAATCTGCATTGTGGCCATTCTGTCACTCAGAATCCTCAcaggagcaggaattccagTTCTCTATCCCAAAGGACAGAGTGCAGTTAGAAATTCAGGCTGAAGAAAGAcaacatctcttttttttgggtgtgccttgctgctgcctggtTCTCTATAACAggagaaaaatcacattttaaagacTTTTATTCACTTTATACACATATGgttaattttgggttttttttcccttctcaggAAAAGTTCTTGTccatgggaatgcagggatTTCTAGAAGGTAGGAAGTGAACCATCctgatattaatatttaaacaattgaaaggtattttactattttttatttgttttttttccagtgctgcCTTAGTTATTGCATACATAATGGAAACATTTGGGGTGAAGTACAGGTAAGAAGAGCTATTCAGGTTTTAAATCAGGTGGTGTGAGTGAATAATGATTTTGGAGGGAACAAAATTTGTTGTGTTTTCACTCAGTCTCAGTGCCTTACCTAAGACTCTACCAGGAGCTGATTATTCCATTTTCCTTCACTGCAGTTGTGTTTACACCCTTTTTTTATAAGAATCAGGcacctgctgctcagggaatgAGGGCACCAGCCTCCATCCATGGATAAAACCTTGGGAGAGCCCCAGGGGCTGTTCTGAGCCTGTGTTGAACAGGGAAATGAGCTGAGCACTGGGGTGGGCAAACAGAattgtgcagctgctgcttcctgctttGGCCAAGCAATTTCAGTTGTAAAAACCAGTTCTGGGGAGAGTTTAGAGGTTCTGTAGTGCTTAAAAACTGAAAGTCTGAAGGAAGACTCAAACCACAGAgacttttatatatttttcactgaagtgttttcttctctttttaaggGATGCATTTACTTATGTCCAAGAAAGAAGATTCTGTATTAATCCTAATGCTGGATTTGTCCATCAACTTcaggtgactttttttttttttaattcttgatCATAACTGAAAAGCCATTTAATGAATCATCTCCCTACCAAACAGATATTTACACAAATATGCTTCAAGGAAAtgtcaggagctggaggaaagcTTGGGAGGAAGATGAGTGGGCACCTCAGTTCCTTAGAGTTAAGCTTTGGACAAAGCAAATCCAGGAatagaggaaaaacaaaaatcctggTTTGTGCAGTGATTAAGAGGCTCTGAAATGTCTTGGTTGGTGCTGAAGGAGCTGCAAAGAAAATGTTGTTTGATCATTAAAGCCATTTCTTTAGTCATCCTTgaacttttcttttcctctgactTCCTGATGGTTTTTGTCATTCATGTCAAAGCAACAAAGAATTCTCCTTCTCCCAAATCTGTGCCTGAATATGAGATGCTCCCTGAACTGGCCCTGCTCATCCTTACAAAGCTTTACTTTATGCCAAAGTAATTCCAATCAACACTTTTGGACCTTTCCAGGAATATGAAGCCATCTATCTAGCAAAATTAACCATCCAGATGATGgcacctctgcagctggagagatCCCTCTCAGTCCCACCTGGCAGCACAGGTGAGAAGCTTCTGCTGGGTGGGGGTGTGAGGGGATTTTTAAGCAACCCTTTAGCAGCAGAATCCCAAACTCTTGGGAAGGGCTTTTGGTGTGCAAGCTGAGTGTAAACCTCGGTGTGAAGTGTTTAAATGTCCTGGTTTGCCAGGGCTGAAGTTCCCTCTTGCCTCCTGCAGGAAGTTTGAAGAGGATGCACGAGGAGGATGAAGATCTTGGCACCATgcaggtggcagcagcacagaatggCTGATGGCTGAGGACAAACACTGGTTGTAGTGAGAATTCCTGCCAAGAAAGGTTAAGAAAactaggggggaaaaaagaatcacacaaaaaaacaaaacaagaattaaTGCAAAACAATGAACACACATAGCTTCTTTTCAATTACATGTTGCTTTCAGATGTAAATCTGCCTCTGCAACACACTAAGCATCATTTTTAAGATGTTGGACTTCTTGAATGAATAGATGGCACTGATTGTTTTACTCCTTTTTTACACTTTACAGTTTTATTCTAAACCAAGATTTTTGGACTTGCAAAGAGGTATTATTGCAATAATGCACTTTTCATACTtgaaatttctttatttgtatGATATAAAGTTATTACTTTAAACAAAATGCAAGCGGGGGGGGATTTGTTTATAAAGTTATTTGTGTAATTTATAACAAGAGACTTTAGTAAAGAAAAAGTTTGCTAAAATTCACCTTGTTCTCAGTATGTATTATGGCAGAAATGTGCTTTAGGAACATAAACATAGAGGTTAGTTCGAATTGAACTATCTAGAACATCCTCAAACTGGTTTTCAAGGAGTAGTTGCTGTTGCAAGGCAGTAGTGGCATCATTTGAggtaaaaatgggatttgtctTTGAAAACTGAGGCCCAGGGCAATGCCCACAATGGGATCAAGACTTAAAGGATTCACTTCAGCTCTGGTAAAACCTCAGACTCAGCTAAGAAAACACTTCTTGGTGCTTTAAGGTTTTCACATTGGGGATTGTGCAGCTGTAACTCTcctgcctcagcagcacagaggttGTGCAAGCACAGTCCTGGTTCTGCATCTGTTATATTTCCCAATATTTGTTGCCTAAAAGCCAGGGCTGGAATGATTTGGGAGCACTGTTGTGACTGAGCAAGGCTAttagaaaaatgtgtgtgtttgggaaGTCTCAGCTTGGTAAGCAGACTGTGTtgtaacagggaaaaaatggacTCAGGATTTGGGGATCAGAGCATCCAGCAGCACATTCATGTTCCTGCTGACACCCTCTGCTATCTCCAACAGGGATGGAGCAACATAAGTCCTTCAGGGGGGGAAATATCTGCAAAAAGTAGTGTGATGCTTTAGTTAGGAGCTATTCAGGCAGAAAGAAGGAAGTGATTTATCTCCTGGAGAGCTGCGCTGTGTCAGTGTCCAGTGCTGGTTTGCAGTTGCAGAGGGTTTGTTCCTGCTCTGAACTTGACCCTCCATAAAGGAATGCTCTGGGGCTCTTGGGAAATGCATTCCTGGCCTTTGGAGCACGAGGCTCCCACATggcagcagtggggctgtgcctggccctgcacagccctcagACACTGCCAGCCacgagctggggctgggctgggctgggaggcaTCAAATCCCTCTCCATTTCAGgtccctggggaaggggagggatggagcacagaTGGAAGGCACTGATTCATCTCCAGCCTCGTCCATGTCTGTGTCTGTTCTCTCTGGGGTCCTGGGAACACTCCCTTCCCGCTGACAAGCTCCATGACTAAGGATTTTTCATCaatccagtttttttttcctggcattaCCCCCTCCTGGTGCCTTTTACAGTCATTCTGGTCTGTCTGCCTGTCAGATCCTAGGGGAATCTGAGATTTAATTTTCCTCAGATCTATTACTAAGCCGTCTGTTTAAAGCTTCCCATTTCTGTCTGCTGCAGTTTCACTGCCAGGAGGGGTTTGTTTCAATATTTGGCTTTGGGGGTTGAACTAAAGGCAGGAATTAGAAGCAGGGTCCCTCACTGTGGACTGGAAAGAGAAGTGAAGtgaattgttatttttatttcccaggttTAAAGACAAATCTGCAACACCCAAATCTTTGGGAAtccacagctcagctcttcGTTGAGGTGCTGAAATTGCCTTTACCAGCTATGGGGAAGCAGAGTGAAGGAGCTGGAGATCTCCTCCTCAGGGTGGGAAAGGTCTCAGCCAAAAAATGAAACCACAGGGAGGAGGTAACATTCAACCTCTGGAGAAGCTGGTAGTGCTGTTAGGGCTGgttctgaccaaaaaaaaagtgttccaGGCAAGgctggacaaggcttggagcaaactgggatagtggaagtggccctgcccatggcaaggggtggaatgagatgagctttaaggtcccttccaacccaaaccagtctgggattctccAGTATTAATCAACTATATGTCCAAATACTGTTATTTTAGATATATATTATTTGTatgattatatatatttatataaatacatataaagaGATCTATATAGCTATATATAATTATTTGAATCTGAAACAGAGGTACCCAGATGCCTTTGTGGTGCAGGGAAAAGACATTTATGAAAGGTTTGGTGTTTGCCTCAAGGAGGTCATGGTTGATTTTATACATGCATAGTCTCtctatatatgtgtatgtatatatattaaaaaatatgtatacaTTATAAATATGTCACATAtagattttatatatacataaaagACATATCCATATATAGATttcatatacacatatatactaTACATATTTGTCTGTATTTTAGATCTATTTTTACATATACATAATAAATACACTGGGGCCCTTGCTCTTCCCTCTTCAGCCCTTTGCACTGTGGATAAATTTCAGGGTTGCTGCATGGCCCCTGAGCCATGCAGAGCTGGCACTTGTGGcattgtccctgtccctgtgacTGTGGTGTCCCAGGGGCCTGGGGCACACCTGACCCCACAGTGGCACCTCCCAGTCCCCAGGCTGGGCAtttccagctctccagctgccGTTTGTCCAGAGGGGTGGGAATGTCACCTCTGGGATGAACAAAGAGCTCTTCAGCTGCCCTGAGGGGGCTGTGCCCGGCAGGGCCATTGTGCTGCAGCCACAAACCCCAGCTTTCAACCCCATTCATCTGTTTGACAATGATCTGAGCAGGGCCACAGCACCTGCTCCTCACTCTGATCTTTGCATTAACTCTTAATGAGGGCCTGGGGCTCTTTGGATGGTGTAGATACCATGGAATTCAAATAATCCACTTCAAATCGTGGAAACTCTGAATTAATTTGAACTGTGAAAGGCAAGAAAATCCACCTCAGTCACTTGGGCCAAGCagaaagcaggagctgctttaCAGAATGAGAGTCAGGGCTTGAGCCATGCAGATGCTGTCAGAGGAGCACATCTCCGTTCTCCAGGGAAAGAAACCCACATGGAACTGCTGAAAGTGTTCTTTTCAGCctagggagggggaagaggtacctgcagcaggtgctgctgctcaatAAGCACATCTTCACTCCATGAAGAACAGTCCAGATACAGGTGGCAATCATTTATTCAGCTTAGACAAagatattctttaaaaaaataatcaataaaTAAAGCAGACATCACCAAGGAGAACACTGGATGGAGTGGAGAACCCTCAGGAAGATCAAGCAGAGCCCCCAGCACTGTAGAGTCGCTCTCCAGAGCACAAAGCAGGACAATGTGGAAGGCCTGGCTGCCCACAAACAACCCTGGCTGGGTACAATGCCCTATTCATGGCTCTGGGCTTTGTCACTCCCCACACAAAACACCACTGTTGGCAACAGGCCTTTGGACATTCTTTGCTTTTCACCCCTGGCAGAAGTGGTGCAGCACCAGGGaagctccacagcagcagcagcaatcccTCGGGACCAGAAGGGGGGGATTTTTCTCCTGGTTTGCTGTTCCACAGGTGGAAATCACTCCTGGCCCTCTGGACATCCAGTGGCTGGGCCAGGGGTGTTCAgtaaatcccagaatggtttgggttggaagggaccttaaactcatctcattccaacagggacaccttccactatcccaggctgctccaagccccgtccaacctggccttggacatttccatggatccaggggcagcctcagcttctctgggcaccctgtgccagggcctgcccaccctcacagccaggaattgtgtcccaatatcccatccatccctgccctctggcagtgggaaaccactccctgtgtcctgcccatacaaaagtccctctccctcctttttagGCCCTGGAAGTGGCTCTAAAGCTTTTCtgggctgaacaaccccagctccctcaggtgAAGCTGAATCTGCCATCCCACTCCCTGTGGGATACATTCCTTCAGACATTCCAGTTTCCCAGTTACCCTCTGCCCTGTTGGACACCacgtttggggtttttatgtcagaaaaaaaaaaagtaattatccTGAAAACCAAGTTATCAGCTAAAGTGCAGGAGCCCTGCAGTGAGAAGCACACATCCATTTTCAGACTGGGAattcagcacagcctggaagGATTCTCCCCAGCCTGCACTAACAGTAACAAACCCAGTCTTGGAAAACAGCGCCCAGAAAACTTCTGATGCACCACCAGCGCTTCCATGAGGtgtcatggaaaaaaaaccacagctaaGGCCTGTTCTGTGTCACTAATTCTGCACAAGAGAAGCCTCATCCCTTCCCCAGCTACATCATCCTTccatcagcacagccaggacagtcCCAGGGGCTGGCCTTTGGCTACCGAGAAAAGAAGCACAAACCTTTAGAAAAATACAATGCAAGAAAAAATTtgagataaaaatatatacctttGGTTAAAAACCATCCCTTTAACGAGTCCTTTGTAACTCAGCTAGAACAGAAAAGCTTCACCTCGAGTCAACAGTAGTAAAAATTAGTTCTAAACTTACTTTCTAACCCAGAGGACTCTTTCTAAAAcctcagtaattttttttcccccaagtttTACACATTTGATGTTCATTATTTATAGGGATTGTTACATCTGCAGCAATAAACTATAGAAATTTCCCACGGAGAGAATGTTTGTAGCACAAGCTCCTCCACCAACAgtctttccaagaaaaaaaaaaaagaacccagaACACCTAGAAGTTGTTAATTAAAGAACCGTTGAAACATGTAGTTTTCATCAGATACCAAATAGCCAAACTTCTTGTAGAAATCCACATTTTTGGGCAGACACTCCAGTGTGATTTTGTAACAGTTCAGTCTCTTACTTAGCAAGGTGAGGGTGGACGTtaatctggaaaagaaaaaaaaaaaaaaaaatcagcagttaAATGCTGGATCAGTGAATATTTCATGAGTTATATTATCACAGCCACAACACTGAGGGCTGACAGCActctctgtgttttcctgcagaTCATTTTATGCCCAGCTGGTGATCCCTGCTGGCTGAATTCTTCCCAGGTGCTTGGCAGGAAGGTGTGAGGTGCAAAGGGCTTGCTGAATGGCAAAGGTGGGGAATACTCACAGTTTTCCAAGCTGCTTCCCTCTGCACTCCCCGCTGACCACCACATCTTCTATCCTGCCTCTCTGAAAACACAGGCAAGTGTTTGTTAGCCTTGGAATTGCCCttccagctgcctgtgttcacagcctggctgggactCCCAGCACGGAGATCTTCAGCCATCTGCTCTGTCAGAACCACGTCTGACTCCTTCCAAAGCTCACTGCCACAATGGGACAGATCTCCAAGTGCTCCTTTTCCTTAGGAAAAGCCAAAGCTTCCTTTTACTATCAGCTCAGCACTCAAGGATgtgatacattttttaaatacacaaaatactttatctttttaaaagtatatttttaaattatttacattttgaaggttggaaaagcccttcaAGACCATCGAGCCCAActgttccccagcactgccaaggccaccactgccccgtgtccccaagtgccacatccacatggcttttaaatccctccaggaataGGGACTCTGccctgtcctgggcagcctgtaAAGGGCTGGACCACCTTTTCCACAAGGAAATTTTTCCCAACATCCAtcctaaacctcccctgctACAACTTGAGGTTGTCACCACACAATAACACCATAAAACCAACATGCCCAGAGTCAGAGCCAGGatcttttcctcccttcccagctgcaggattTACCTTGGCACAGGAGTGAGTGAATTTATGTTCTATAACCAGCGTTGCTGTAGCAACGATCTGCCCCAGGTTCGTGTCCTCCACCACGGTGACGTAGTAATCTCCAGACCTCTTCATGTGCTCAAAGGTTTCTGTGGGAGCAGGCAATTCAGGCTCACAGTAAACTGCAGTTAAATCTGTATTTACAGCAGATTCTGACTGCAAATCACTGTGGGATCATAGGGACGATGCACCCAAGGCTCCAGCAAACGAATGCCCCAGAGTCAGATTAACCcatgaaaaagcaggaattacacaaattccttttccttattttcccaGAGAACCCTCCTTGCTGAGCAGATGGGTGCCACAATATCAAATCATGGAATGCTCTGGGCTGGAAGGACCTtaaaagctcatctcattccatccccttccatgggcagggacaccttccactgtcccaggctgctccaagccctgtccaacctggccttggacattccagggatccaggagcagccacagctgctctgggcaccctgtgccagggccagcccaccctcacagggaacaatttcatggaaagggttgtccagccctggcacaggatgcccagggcagtggtggagtccccatccctggagggattaAAAACCTGTGTGGatgtgacacctggggacatggatTAGTGGTGGGTTTGGCTTAGATCCTGTGATTCCCTGAATCCCTGAACTGCCTCCCCACTGCCCGTCAGGCCCAGGAGTAGGATTTAAAGGTGATCTAAAGTAGGTTcaaagagagctggagagggattttggtCAAGGACCTGGAGGGACAGCAccaggggaatggcttcccagtgccagagggcagggatggatgggatattgggcagaaattcttccctgagaGGGTGATGAGGGGCTGGCAggtccagggaagctgtggctgccccatcctggaGAGCGTTCCAGTCCAGGTTGGAGAAACTTGGAGCAGCCCAAGTAATCCATGCTACCAGCTATCTAAAGCTCAGTCTAAAAACCAGTTTCACAATTTAGGCAGCAATTTAAGCAGCCCTTGGGGATAGCTGCAGCTGGATGCAAGGCTGAGTGCCAAGGGGAGCTGAACTCATCCCTCCCTCTGGCATCAGGCACCCAGGAGCCTCACACCTGAGCAGCTTTGCTGTCAGCATCTGGATCCTTTGATTCGCTGCAAGCCCTGTGGAAAAGCCAAGGAATGATGAGGTACTCACTGATGAATTGCTCCGGGCTCACCACTCCTGCTTCTGTCAGCTGACCCAGAACCTTAAAAAAGCCTGGCaggaaaggaggggggaaaacaACTCTCAGTGAGGGACAGACACACAACCAGCTCCTAACAGCAAGGAACAATCCAACACCACTGTTTGGAGAGGGACCATCCCATCACAACAGGATGGAACAGTGTTGAAGGACTGGCTAAAGCTCAAGTGAGCCTGGAATAATGAGTCCAAAGCAACCTTTTTATCCAAATTCCAGAACTGAAGGAGAATTCGTGCACCAAGATGCTTGTTCATGTTGTTTTGGTATTAAAGAGTACAGTATGAACAACTGTGCTCCCTCTCCAAAACCATGGTGAATGGGAACTTGTGGATTATTTGGAAGACTTGACTTGAATTTTAGGATTAAAACAGTAAATCAGATTTTCAGGGTCACCCAATACAGCACCAATCCATGATGCCAGAAGCTCAAATTTAGGGATGTGGTCACAGCTCCAAGGCTACCAGAGCCCAAGGGATGTTAGGACAAGGCACAGGGTGGCATTGCTcgggtgtcctgtgcaggttCAGGgcttggactcaatgatccctgtgggtccctggCAACTCAGGATGTTctaaaattgataaaaataacccaaatcaGGGAAAATGAGCAATCCCAATCTACTGAGAGCTCCTACAGAAACACAAGTTACCAACTCAGCGCCCCACTGTCATTTCTGGCAATAATAAAGCAGGATTCTACCTCGATTTAAATCAGCTGTGCAAAGTGGTCTCAGGACCAGCCCATCCCCTGGGTCCAGTGGAGAAATAGCAGGAGAAAAGGTCGTGGTGTTCTCACTCCAGTCGAGTTCCTGCAGGATCCTGGGGTCAAACATGGGCGTGTCATCGGGCATCACGGTGGCCACGGGCATCATGGCTGCAAACGGAGACCTGGAACGGAATGAACAGGTTTAGTCTCTAAAAGAAGTTGTTCCCCCTGTAGCATGCCATGGGATTTTCCTCAGGTATTTCCAGGAAGGTGAATACACTGCTGTTCACTTTATCTGCTCAGCCTTCACCCGCTGGGTTAACAGAGCGTGTGCTCCGGGCACGGCGCACGTCAGCCAACACGCGGAGCTCGTGTGTTTATCCTGGAAAAGTCCAGCCTGATAAGGCTCTGAGGAGGGCATTTAACCTCCACAGCCCTCTGGGGGAGCATCACTCTCAAGAAACCTCCCAACAACGTGTCCAGCCATCATCTGCACCCCTGTTCAATTTCAAACCTGCCGTGGGAATAATGCCCTTTTTTCCAAGCAGCCCCACCTCACAAATATTTAATCTCTCGGGCACAAGGTGCTACATCCCACAGCAGGTGatggcacagccagagcccagcctgccccTCCTGGGCTGTCCtgtttgctctgtgtgtttgcagagcccagctgccaagcacagccccacagcgTCCGTGAAACAGGGCCAAGGTGACAGTGAGACACCTGTTAATGATTGAAGAGATTGGGTTATTCTGGGTGACAAAGGGAGGCATTTTCCTTATTgcgttcaaggccaggctggatgggagccacctgggatagtggaaggtgtcctgcccaTCAGGTGGGCTTTAAAGTCCTTCCAACCTGGAATTCTatgataaaggaaaataattcttaCTCTGTCCCCTGTAGAATACCTGGTCAGGGTTCTGGTATGAGCAGATGCAAACATCTCATTTCTTTATGAATCTTCAGATTGCCTTAGCTGCACCATGAACGATACAGCAGTCACACGCTAGTGGTCAGGCCAAAtaaacaggagaaagaaaaaagtgtttgggatgacactttttaaaataagacacCTCAAAGCCCAGAGGAAGAACAGAATGCTTGCTGTGAAGCATCACAGTGTAATGAGCCTCAAAAGTGAAAGTGGCTCcagaaaaccaaactgaaatttcttaattaaaaaagccaacacaaaatcttttttttatgCCACCTGCTGGTACACACTGGCCTTTGAATCCCAGCTCTCACCCTAATTTTgcatataaaagtaaaaatatttgctgttgcAGCAATTAAACAGCAACACAAACTCTCATCCCGTGtgaattttcaaaatgaaaccGCGGGAAAGATGAATTGCAAAGAGAAACATTCCTACAGATTTCTCTATTCCTACAGCTCAACTAGTCCAATGTCACCTTTCCTCTGTCCCCCAGAAATCCCAAGTGTCCATATCAACATTCAGTGTCTGTACAGAATAAAGCAGACCTCAAACTCCAGCTCAGGGTTACAGCACACCAAGGGAAaagcacaaagagaaaataaaatttttgatGCTCTATGAGCAATTAGTGACCAACTAAGAGTCACTTTCCCAACTActtctggcacagctgcagcaggatggagtTGTAAGCTATGCTCATTTTCTGGAGACAGGAATATGATTTAGAATAATGtcaattaaaaataaggaaaaaaggattaaggtgcagggaaggagagctCAGGCCTG
The window above is part of the Vidua macroura isolate BioBank_ID:100142 chromosome 6, ASM2450914v1, whole genome shotgun sequence genome. Proteins encoded here:
- the GNPNAT1 gene encoding glucosamine 6-phosphate N-acetyltransferase isoform X1 produces the protein MFASAHTRTLTRSPFAAMMPVATVMPDDTPMFDPRILQELDWSENTTTFSPAISPLDPGDGLVLRPLCTADLNRGFFKVLGQLTEAGVVSPEQFIKTFEHMKRSGDYYVTVVEDTNLGQIVATATLVIEHKFTHSCAKRGRIEDVVVSGECRGKQLGKLLTSTLTLLSKRLNCYKITLECLPKNVDFYKKFGYLVSDENYMFQRFFN
- the GNPNAT1 gene encoding glucosamine 6-phosphate N-acetyltransferase isoform X2: MMPVATVMPDDTPMFDPRILQELDWSENTTTFSPAISPLDPGDGLVLRPLCTADLNRGFFKVLGQLTEAGVVSPEQFIKTFEHMKRSGDYYVTVVEDTNLGQIVATATLVIEHKFTHSCAKRGRIEDVVVSGECRGKQLGKLLTSTLTLLSKRLNCYKITLECLPKNVDFYKKFGYLVSDENYMFQRFFN